One window of the Methanocaldococcus vulcanius M7 genome contains the following:
- the cas4 gene encoding CRISPR-associated protein Cas4 yields MGEEYLEKELLIKGIEINYLYVCKTKLWYFVRGITMEQESDFVDLGKFLHEKSYFGEEKEIQIGSIKIDFIKKSDIIEVHEVKRGKQMEKAHIMQALYYIYYLNNLGIKAKAILHYPKLKEIKEIELKESDKEEINRAIREIEHIKSLKEPPEPIYQKICKNCAYYELCFI; encoded by the coding sequence ATGGGTGAAGAATACCTTGAAAAAGAACTTTTAATCAAAGGCATTGAGATAAACTACCTCTATGTATGCAAGACAAAGCTTTGGTATTTTGTAAGAGGCATAACTATGGAGCAAGAGAGTGATTTTGTTGATTTGGGGAAGTTTTTACATGAAAAAAGTTATTTTGGAGAGGAGAAAGAAATTCAGATAGGCAGTATAAAGATTGATTTTATCAAAAAGAGCGATATTATTGAGGTTCATGAAGTAAAGAGAGGCAAACAGATGGAGAAAGCCCATATCATGCAGGCATTGTATTACATCTATTATTTAAACAATTTGGGAATAAAAGCAAAAGCAATCTTGCATTATCCAAAACTTAAAGAAATTAAAGAGATTGAGTTAAAAGAAAGTGATAAAGAAGAGATAAATAGAGCAATAAGAGAAATTGAGCATATAAAATCACTAAAAGAACCTCCAGAGCCAATTTATCAGAAAATCTGTAAGAATTGTGCGTATTATGAATTATGTTTTATTTAA
- the cas1b gene encoding type I-B CRISPR-associated endonuclease Cas1b has protein sequence MRKKSLTLLSDGYLFRKENTIYFENARGKKPLAIEGIYDIYIYGKVSISSQALHYLAQKGIAVHFFNHYGYYDGSFYPRESLHSGYLVVNQVEHYLDKNKRLELAKLFVIGGIKNMEWNLLKFKNKTKFKNYIEELNNCNKITEVMNVEGRVRAEYYNLWDETLPDGFKIIKRTRKPPKNEMNALISFLNSRLYPAIITELYNTQLTPTVSYLHEPHERRFSLALDLSEIFKPMIADRLANRLVKQGIIQKKHFREELNGVLLNEDGMKLVLEHLNREMDKTVQHPKLKKNVSKRRLIRLEAYKLVKHLVGQKKYEPLVAWF, from the coding sequence ATGAGGAAAAAATCCTTAACTTTATTATCAGACGGCTACTTATTTAGAAAAGAAAATACAATCTACTTTGAAAATGCAAGAGGTAAAAAGCCCTTAGCTATTGAGGGAATTTATGATATTTACATATATGGAAAGGTTAGCATCAGCTCCCAAGCTCTCCATTATTTAGCTCAGAAAGGCATTGCTGTGCATTTCTTTAACCACTATGGCTATTATGATGGAAGTTTTTATCCAAGGGAGTCATTACACTCTGGTTATTTAGTAGTCAATCAGGTTGAACATTATTTAGATAAGAATAAGAGATTAGAGTTGGCAAAGTTGTTTGTCATTGGAGGAATAAAAAATATGGAGTGGAATTTATTAAAATTCAAAAATAAGACAAAATTTAAAAATTATATTGAAGAGTTAAACAACTGCAATAAAATAACAGAAGTTATGAACGTAGAGGGGAGAGTTAGGGCAGAGTATTATAATCTATGGGATGAAACCTTGCCAGATGGATTTAAAATAATTAAAAGAACAAGAAAGCCACCAAAAAATGAAATGAATGCATTAATAAGCTTTTTAAACTCCCGTTTGTATCCTGCTATAATAACTGAACTCTATAATACTCAACTAACGCCAACTGTTAGTTATTTACACGAGCCACATGAGAGGAGGTTTTCCTTGGCATTAGATTTAAGTGAGATATTTAAACCAATGATTGCCGATAGGTTGGCTAACAGATTAGTTAAGCAAGGAATTATCCAGAAAAAGCATTTTAGGGAGGAGTTAAATGGTGTTTTACTAAATGAAGATGGAATGAAGTTGGTTTTAGAACACCTAAACAGAGAGATGGATAAAACCGTTCAACATCCAAAATTAAAAAAGAATGTTTCAAAGAGAAGATTGATAAGATTAGAGGCATATAAGTTGGTTAAACACTTAGTTGGGCAGAAGAAATATGAGCCGTTAGTTGCATGGTTTTAA
- the cas2 gene encoding CRISPR-associated endonuclease Cas2 encodes MYVIIVYDVNVARVNKVKSFLRKHLNWVQNSVFEGEITKAEFERIKDGILRIIDEDEDSVIIYKFPLDFMPKREILGLEKNPIDDII; translated from the coding sequence ATGTATGTTATTATCGTTTATGATGTGAATGTTGCGAGAGTGAATAAAGTAAAAAGCTTTTTGAGGAAGCATTTAAATTGGGTTCAAAATAGCGTTTTCGAAGGGGAAATAACAAAAGCAGAGTTTGAAAGAATAAAAGATGGAATCTTGAGAATTATTGATGAAGATGAGGACTCAGTGATTATCTATAAATTTCCATTGGATTTTATGCCAAAAAGAGAGATTTTGGGTTTAGAAAAGAACCCAATTGATGATATTATCTAA
- the cas3 gene encoding type I-D CRISPR-associated helicase Cas3', protein MESLKFRVSKKCLPFGDKVIKQGFRLHKFQEIFYSDVAELEKDVYFIVAPTGAGKTFSFAFPILYAKDNNYLTSRRGLIVVPTNALAEDIEKTLKEQGIKVETITGKTLTKKGKERGEELIEKLKNCEIAVTNPDILNYMINSGYHLPRKNEKFRHLKGFPDWSAFFNALDYVIFDEYHLYDEEQIANILIWFLMTKELFGKIKWFFVSATPEENLIEFLNENGITPEIIEQPLSNEGRVIQGEMEIEFIKISKRIERSLFGHLIEDGRLKENIKDIIEKAISNNEKILIIFNSLRDAMRMKYIIENEIDAEVWVNTGLQTREENNNNLDEILSKTDIIITTSKAEVGVNYPVSLCFMDSGLYLRNFMQRIGRVGRGMEKCKIYCTVITKIFNNLEKHFNKIKKEKLNYYEFVDLMKKAFEDREFKKDKVPKFCGAVLWSVLNSMEEYDKKLTYQRKEKLETLRDKFPYYWVFYHLNEKIKRIEEDEDEEIVDEDVREELLKWWRSFKNSFIRFRGDSVIWKVIYEDGKETEYDLLWILDNAFVEVNKENRTVIIRDFREKRECVVRGIITFSLLDKDYPSTIGGIDKGEWFKFLYSDYIGDIFLQKFESWKIYKEKYFEDETLFEELVKDIELLAPIYSKKRIEIFDLVVDYGEVWCDDIL, encoded by the coding sequence ATGGAATCTTTAAAATTTAGGGTTTCAAAGAAATGTTTACCTTTTGGAGATAAGGTTATTAAACAAGGATTTAGGTTGCATAAATTTCAAGAGATATTTTATTCAGATGTTGCTGAGTTGGAGAAGGATGTTTATTTTATTGTCGCTCCAACTGGTGCAGGGAAGACATTTTCTTTTGCATTTCCTATCCTATATGCAAAAGATAACAATTATCTAACTTCCAGAAGAGGGTTGATTGTAGTTCCAACAAATGCATTAGCAGAAGATATTGAAAAAACATTAAAAGAGCAGGGAATTAAGGTTGAGACAATAACTGGAAAAACATTAACAAAAAAGGGAAAAGAAAGAGGAGAAGAGCTAATAGAAAAATTAAAAAACTGTGAAATTGCAGTAACAAATCCAGATATTCTAAATTATATGATAAACAGCGGTTATCATTTACCAAGAAAAAATGAGAAATTTAGACATTTAAAAGGTTTTCCAGATTGGTCTGCCTTCTTTAATGCGTTGGATTATGTTATTTTCGATGAATATCATTTGTATGATGAAGAGCAAATAGCAAACATTTTAATTTGGTTTTTAATGACAAAAGAGTTATTTGGGAAGATAAAATGGTTTTTTGTTTCTGCAACACCAGAAGAGAATTTAATTGAGTTCTTAAATGAGAATGGAATTACTCCAGAAATCATTGAGCAACCATTAAGTAATGAAGGAAGGGTTATTCAAGGAGAAATGGAAATTGAGTTTATAAAAATCTCAAAACGTATAGAAAGGAGTTTATTTGGTCATTTGATTGAGGATGGAAGATTAAAGGAAAATATTAAGGATATTATAGAGAAAGCAATCTCTAACAATGAGAAGATTTTAATTATTTTTAATTCTTTGAGAGATGCTATGAGAATGAAATATATTATTGAGAATGAGATTGATGCAGAGGTTTGGGTTAATACAGGGTTGCAGACACGAGAAGAAAATAACAACAATTTAGATGAAATTCTAAGCAAAACAGATATCATAATAACAACATCAAAAGCAGAAGTGGGGGTTAATTATCCGGTTTCTTTATGTTTTATGGATTCAGGATTGTATTTGAGGAATTTTATGCAAAGAATTGGAAGAGTTGGAAGGGGAATGGAAAAATGCAAAATATACTGCACAGTAATAACAAAAATCTTCAATAACTTGGAGAAACATTTTAACAAAATCAAAAAAGAAAAATTAAACTATTACGAATTTGTAGATTTAATGAAAAAGGCATTTGAGGATAGAGAATTCAAAAAAGATAAAGTTCCTAAATTTTGCGGTGCAGTTCTTTGGAGTGTTCTTAACTCAATGGAAGAATACGATAAAAAATTAACATATCAGAGAAAAGAAAAACTCGAAACTTTGAGAGATAAATTTCCATATTATTGGGTTTTCTACCATCTAAACGAAAAAATAAAGAGAATTGAAGAAGATGAGGATGAAGAAATTGTTGATGAGGATGTTAGGGAAGAACTGCTAAAGTGGTGGAGAAGTTTTAAAAATTCATTTATAAGGTTTAGAGGAGATAGCGTTATTTGGAAAGTTATCTATGAAGATGGAAAAGAAACAGAATATGACTTATTGTGGATTTTAGATAATGCCTTTGTTGAAGTTAATAAAGAGAATAGAACTGTTATTATTAGGGATTTTAGGGAGAAGAGAGAATGTGTTGTTAGGGGGATTATAACGTTTTCTTTACTCGATAAAGATTACCCTTCAACCATTGGAGGAATCGACAAAGGAGAATGGTTCAAATTTTTATATTCTGATTACATTGGAGACATATTTCTGCAAAAATTTGAGAGTTGGAAGATATACAAAGAAAAATACTTTGAAGATGAAACTCTCTTTGAAGAGCTTGTTAAAGATATTGAATTACTTGCTCCAATATACTCAAAAAAGAGAATTGAAATCTTTGATTTAGTTGTAGATTATGGTGAAGTTTGGTGTGATGACATTCTTTAA
- the cas7d gene encoding type I-D CRISPR-associated protein Cas7/Csc2, giving the protein MAKQKKLVETGYKKYVEYDENVVKEFREKLYSIIPKEYFQETYTKRTPNVIKVATIRTTTGYLINRSTEPDEVISTTIGNKDVVVIPSRKLKSREKLTGLVLCRKFKVVHPEIEYNFIDKQEHLANPNSIVFGDSVTQSNDAIGLPSRVIYEWAYSIRDKDEITEELTHNALSEEGTMWDKEEGSQRQSLYGIQYIKPGVYFPQFITFYDITPEGFIHALISHLKTTRYGSQSNVMDANMKNEIIAIALDTFEPPVSSYLISKEFNEEVNFENVKEFVKNKLRENSSKLIENEELKGLLKLIDEYLKDEEKLRQLYLKHLNDCINYLVECKIIKKEDVIKKLLEEMGV; this is encoded by the coding sequence ATGGCAAAGCAAAAGAAGTTAGTTGAAACTGGATACAAAAAATATGTTGAGTATGATGAGAATGTTGTTAAGGAGTTTAGAGAAAAACTCTATTCAATAATCCCAAAAGAATATTTCCAAGAGACATACACAAAAAGAACTCCAAATGTGATAAAAGTAGCAACAATAAGAACTACAACTGGTTATTTAATTAATCGTTCAACAGAGCCAGATGAAGTTATAAGCACAACAATTGGTAATAAAGATGTGGTTGTCATCCCATCAAGAAAATTGAAATCAAGGGAAAAATTAACAGGATTAGTTTTATGTAGAAAATTTAAAGTAGTTCATCCAGAGATTGAATATAACTTTATTGATAAGCAAGAACATTTAGCAAATCCAAACTCCATAGTGTTTGGAGATAGTGTAACACAATCAAATGATGCTATTGGATTGCCTTCAAGAGTTATTTATGAATGGGCATATTCAATTAGAGATAAAGATGAGATAACAGAGGAACTAACTCATAACGCATTAAGTGAAGAAGGAACAATGTGGGATAAAGAAGAAGGTTCCCAAAGGCAGAGTTTGTATGGAATTCAATATATCAAACCAGGAGTTTATTTCCCACAGTTTATAACGTTCTATGACATAACACCAGAAGGGTTTATCCATGCTCTAATATCTCATTTAAAAACAACAAGATATGGATCTCAATCAAATGTTATGGATGCAAATATGAAAAATGAGATTATAGCAATAGCATTGGATACCTTTGAACCACCAGTGTCATCCTATCTAATTTCAAAAGAGTTTAATGAAGAAGTAAATTTTGAGAACGTAAAAGAGTTTGTTAAAAATAAACTAAGAGAAAATTCATCCAAATTAATTGAAAATGAAGAGTTAAAGGGACTCTTAAAGTTAATTGATGAATATCTGAAAGATGAAGAAAAATTGAGACAACTTTATTTGAAGCATTTAAATGATTGTATAAATTACTTAGTTGAATGTAAAATCATCAAAAAAGAAGATGTTATTAAAAAATTATTAGAAGAAATGGGTGTCTAA
- the cas5d gene encoding type I-D CRISPR-associated protein Cas5/Csc1 encodes MLRYYKITLLSPLFCYNKTEGGVASTEPFIGDIALDYALNFVLAKKREYTYQIKDKPNYEEIKEFGFVWTIGRPIYYEKTPIFARKTSEISDYMVRRDIIEQMGKGLFKNYFHIQGIKEGSVFEASLLTFEDIKLPKTFTLRIGVGRECLLLFEEKEEKPEEIWLNLYTIKKIFGKDVKLKESQMLRFVLSHYIIGTGFKVEDLEKIFSN; translated from the coding sequence ATGCTCAGGTATTATAAAATAACTCTTCTCTCTCCTTTATTTTGTTATAATAAAACAGAGGGAGGGGTTGCATCAACAGAGCCATTTATTGGTGATATTGCATTGGATTATGCATTAAATTTTGTATTGGCAAAGAAGAGAGAATACACTTATCAAATAAAAGATAAACCTAACTATGAAGAGATTAAGGAGTTTGGATTTGTTTGGACTATTGGAAGACCAATATACTATGAAAAAACTCCAATATTTGCGAGAAAAACATCGGAAATTTCTGATTATATGGTTAGAAGAGATATAATTGAGCAAATGGGAAAAGGGCTGTTTAAAAATTATTTCCACATTCAGGGAATAAAGGAAGGTTCGGTTTTTGAGGCATCTTTATTGACATTTGAAGACATCAAGCTTCCAAAAACATTTACTTTGAGGATAGGAGTTGGTAGGGAGTGCCTCTTATTATTTGAAGAAAAAGAGGAAAAACCAGAGGAAATCTGGCTAAATCTCTACACAATTAAGAAGATATTTGGTAAAGATGTGAAGTTAAAGGAATCTCAGATGTTAAGATTTGTTCTATCTCACTACATTATTGGAACGGGATTCAAAGTTGAGGATTTGGAAAAGATTTTCTCTAACTAA